AAAAAGCTGGCCGTGGGGGACGATGTCATGTTCATCGCCGTGGCCGGCGATATCCGGGAGCATGTGATCCCGGTTTTAACGGATGTGTTAAACGAAGTGAAAGCCACAGTGACGAAAAAGACCGAATTTTTTGTGTGACAGGAGAGCGGCTATGTCTGACTTTACCCATATCGACCCCAAAGGCCGGGTCCGGATGGTGGATGTGACCCCGAAAGAGCCCACACTCCGGATCGCCACGGCCCGGGGAAAGGTGACCATGACCCTGGAAACCCTTGAAAAGATCGAAACCGGGGTCTCCAGAAAGGGCAATGTGCTTGAGACCGCCCGAATCGCCGGCGTCATGGCGGCCAAAAAAACCCCGGACCTGATCCCCATGTGCCATCCCCTCAACCTCACCCATGTGTCGGTGGATTTTTTTCCTGACCGCGCGTCTTGCTCCATCGGGATTGAGGCCAAAGCGAAGATTTTCGGGCCCACCGGGGTGGAGATGGAGGCCCTTTGCGCCGTGTCCGTCGCGGCCCTGACCATTTACGACATGTGCAAATCCCATGACAAAGGCATGGCGCTTTCAGACATCCGCCTGGTTGAAAAATCAGGGGGGAAAAGCGGGGACTTCAAAAGGGAGGCGTTTTGATTCGGCGATGAGAAAATCTGTTTTTTTACGGGCCGCCGCGCTGACCGCCGGCCTCGCCCTTCTTTTTTCCTGGGGATGCGTCATAGAAAGAAAACGGGACGCGGATATCGCGCGGCCGGCCCTTTTGAAAGTCGGCGCAAGGGACTTTCCGGAGTTTGCGGATGATCTGTCCTACGAGGGCCTTGAGCAAAGCGTTTTGGAGAGCCTTCTTTTTTTTGAGAAAAAACCCGATGACGCGGTTTTTCATTTCGGGCGGGACCGCTTTACGGCCGGGCGCATGCGCGACTCCCTTAAGACCTTTCTGGACTTTATCCAAAAAAATCCCTCCCCGGACCGCCTGACGCGCTTTATCCGCCAAAACTACGAGGTGTACGCCTCTTCGGCGAACCGGCCCGACGGTGTGCTGATGACCGGTTATTTTGAGCCGGTGTTTAAAGGCAGCCTTTTTAAAACCGATGAGTGCCGATTCCCGGTCTATGGCAGACCGGCGGACATGATCACCATCGATCTGTCCCGGTTTTCGTCGGAGTATTCGGGGAAAAAGATTGTGGCCCGGTATGAAAAGGGGGCGGTGATCCCTTATTTCGACCGGGAGCAGATCACCCGGAAAAACGCCATCAAGGGAAAGGCCCGGGCCATCGCATGGCTCAAAGACCCGGTGGATGTGTTTTTTTTGCATGTGCAGGGATCAGGCAAGGCCATTCTGGAGGACGGCCGGACGATTTCCCTTCGTTATGATTCCCAGAACGGCCGGCCGTACCGGAGCATCGGCCGGCTTTTGGTGGAGATGGAAAAAATACCCCTGTCGGAAATTTCCATGCAGAGCATCCGGGCGTATCTCGCCGCCAACCCCCATGAGACGGACGTTGTGTTGAGTCACAACCCCAGCTATGTGTTTTTCCGGGAGGGCGACAGCGTCCGCCCCAAAGGCTGCATCGGGGCGGAGCTGACCCCCGGACGCTCCCTGGCCACCGACAGGCGGATTTTTCCCGAAGGGGCGCTGGCGTTTATCCGGACCCAAAAGCCGGTCATGGACGAGAGCGGCGCCATTCAGGAGTGGACGGACATGTCCCGGTTTGTGTTGAACCAGGACACGGGCGGCGCCATCCGGGGGCCGGGACGGGCGGATATTTTCTGGGGGGACGGGGAATACGCCGAGATGGCGGCGGGCCATATGAAACATAGAGGGGAAATGTTCTTCCTGGTTTTGAAAGACGTGAAAAACCCCGGGGGGTTTCATTTCCTTCCCCGGATGACGAATGTGTCGAATCCTTTGGAGTAATAATCCGTCAACCGTCCGTTTTTTCTTTCAATCACCATGCACTCCACGCCCCTGAGGCGGTTGATGAGCCGGACGCCTTTTTTTCGGCCCATGACCAGGAGGGCGGTGGC
The DNA window shown above is from Candidatus Desulfarcum epimagneticum and carries:
- a CDS encoding conserved hypothetical protein (Evidence 4 : Unknown function but conserved in other organisms) → MRKSVFLRAAALTAGLALLFSWGCVIERKRDADIARPALLKVGARDFPEFADDLSYEGLEQSVLESLLFFEKKPDDAVFHFGRDRFTAGRMRDSLKTFLDFIQKNPSPDRLTRFIRQNYEVYASSANRPDGVLMTGYFEPVFKGSLFKTDECRFPVYGRPADMITIDLSRFSSEYSGKKIVARYEKGAVIPYFDREQITRKNAIKGKARAIAWLKDPVDVFFLHVQGSGKAILEDGRTISLRYDSQNGRPYRSIGRLLVEMEKIPLSEISMQSIRAYLAANPHETDVVLSHNPSYVFFREGDSVRPKGCIGAELTPGRSLATDRRIFPEGALAFIRTQKPVMDESGAIQEWTDMSRFVLNQDTGGAIRGPGRADIFWGDGEYAEMAAGHMKHRGEMFFLVLKDVKNPGGFHFLPRMTNVSNPLE
- the moaC gene encoding molybdopterin biosynthesis, protein C (Evidence 2a : Function from experimental evidences in other organisms; PubMedId : 10903949; Product type e : enzyme), with protein sequence MSDFTHIDPKGRVRMVDVTPKEPTLRIATARGKVTMTLETLEKIETGVSRKGNVLETARIAGVMAAKKTPDLIPMCHPLNLTHVSVDFFPDRASCSIGIEAKAKIFGPTGVEMEALCAVSVAALTIYDMCKSHDKGMALSDIRLVEKSGGKSGDFKREAF